The following are encoded in a window of Limibacter armeniacum genomic DNA:
- a CDS encoding sigma-54 interaction domain-containing protein, giving the protein MDVQENQSIKQRFGIIGNSPKLNYAIQVAAQVAPTDLSVLITGESGSGKESFSKIIHHLSHRKHGKFIAINTGAIPEGTIDSELFGHEKGSFTGATEARKGYFEVTDGGTIFLDEIGEMPLGTQARLLRVLENKEFIRVGSSKVLKTDVRVVAATNVNLMEAVEKGKFREDLYYRLNTVPIIVPPLRERGNDVYLLFRKFAVDFSDKYKVTPVTLTPEAQQVLMSYRFPGNIRQLKNIVEQISVLEMDRQLDAQRLRHYLPETGSFPPALVPQGEREERNFSERDILYKVLFDMRKDMNDLKKMVLQLAKDGTNAEAPQLIAENRHLFHNIDTYNHDDPRAAQNEASSTSLATRSPNLPATTTPPSNFPPSFYVPDDHEEDEHIEYEKVEEVTEPTSESLSLQKQEKEMIIKALQKNNNKRKYAARDLGISERTLYRKIKQYEIEE; this is encoded by the coding sequence ATGGATGTACAAGAAAATCAATCAATCAAACAGCGATTCGGAATAATTGGTAACTCCCCCAAGTTAAACTACGCTATTCAAGTAGCTGCACAGGTTGCGCCTACAGATTTGTCTGTATTGATTACTGGTGAAAGTGGTAGTGGTAAGGAGTCATTCTCTAAGATTATTCACCATCTGAGTCACCGGAAGCACGGTAAATTTATAGCAATCAACACAGGAGCTATTCCTGAAGGAACGATTGACTCAGAGTTGTTTGGTCACGAAAAAGGATCTTTTACAGGTGCTACAGAGGCGCGTAAAGGGTATTTTGAGGTGACAGACGGAGGAACCATTTTCTTGGATGAAATAGGTGAAATGCCTTTAGGTACTCAAGCTCGTCTATTAAGAGTATTGGAGAATAAAGAGTTTATTCGTGTTGGTTCTTCGAAAGTGCTAAAAACGGATGTGAGAGTGGTGGCCGCTACGAATGTGAACCTGATGGAAGCTGTAGAAAAAGGTAAGTTCAGAGAAGACCTTTATTACCGACTTAATACGGTGCCTATTATAGTGCCTCCGCTGCGTGAGCGTGGTAATGATGTCTATTTGTTGTTTAGAAAATTTGCGGTAGACTTTTCCGATAAATATAAAGTAACTCCAGTTACCCTGACTCCAGAAGCTCAGCAAGTATTGATGAGTTACCGTTTTCCAGGGAATATCCGTCAGCTTAAAAATATTGTAGAGCAGATATCAGTATTGGAGATGGATCGCCAATTGGATGCTCAACGGTTGAGGCACTATTTGCCAGAAACAGGCAGTTTCCCTCCGGCATTAGTACCACAAGGAGAAAGAGAGGAACGTAACTTTTCAGAAAGGGATATACTTTATAAAGTCCTTTTTGACATGAGAAAGGACATGAATGACCTGAAGAAAATGGTTCTTCAGTTGGCTAAGGATGGAACCAATGCGGAAGCGCCTCAACTGATAGCAGAGAACAGGCACTTGTTCCATAATATTGATACTTATAACCATGATGACCCAAGGGCTGCACAAAATGAAGCAAGCTCAACAAGCTTGGCAACAAGAAGCCCTAATTTGCCTGCGACAACTACTCCACCGTCTAATTTTCCCCCATCATTCTATGTGCCGGATGATCATGAGGAAGATGAACATATAGAGTATGAAAAAGTGGAAGAAGTAACAGAGCCAACTTCAGAATCGTTGTCACTGCAAAAGCAGGAAAAAGAGATGATTATTAAGGCTTTACAAAAGAATAACAATAAGAGAAAGTATGCTGCCAGAGACCTTGGAATCTCTGAACGTACATTATATAGAAAAATTAAACAGTACGAGATCGAAGAATAG
- a CDS encoding LptE family protein, giving the protein MNIQNKQLFRRVSVMLICLLPFLHGCAGVNFTFTGVNLDPRIKTFSVETFYNEAPDGPSNMGIDFTERLKDYFLRNTSLKMADSGTKGHLEFEGSINGYRVTPISPGANDLEVAEQQRLTVTVKVNFVNNFDDEKSFNQAFSFYYDFPADQNVQDVENEALDEIFEQILLDIFNKSVADW; this is encoded by the coding sequence ATGAACATACAAAACAAACAACTTTTTAGAAGGGTGTCAGTTATGCTGATTTGCCTTTTACCTTTTTTACATGGTTGTGCTGGCGTAAACTTCACTTTTACAGGAGTAAACCTTGACCCGAGAATCAAAACCTTTTCGGTGGAGACATTCTACAATGAGGCTCCCGATGGTCCTTCCAATATGGGTATCGACTTTACGGAACGTCTAAAGGATTATTTCCTTAGAAATACATCCTTGAAAATGGCTGATAGTGGAACAAAAGGACATTTGGAATTTGAAGGTAGTATCAATGGATATAGAGTGACTCCTATTTCACCTGGTGCAAACGACTTGGAAGTAGCTGAGCAGCAACGTTTGACAGTGACGGTTAAAGTGAATTTTGTTAACAACTTTGATGATGAGAAAAGTTTTAACCAAGCATTTTCTTTTTACTACGACTTTCCTGCTGATCAAAACGTTCAAGATGTTGAAAATGAGGCGTTGGATGAGATTTTTGAACAAATCCTTTTGGATATTTTCAATAAGTCAGTAGCAGATTGGTAG
- a CDS encoding phosphoribosylanthranilate isomerase — protein sequence MALKTRVKVSEVNNLHDGRYCAGMGVEMIGFPLDASHPNFVDADKFKEIASWLAGISFVAEVNESADIDFGTYEAIDYIQTSNVSLLSTLKAQDLPLIFKVDVSASATKEELEAQMRTISTDVSFFLLESSDRSLDSETIEMLSALAKEYDIFVGFGLDKDNVSEIIDQINPAGIGLIGGGEIKVGLNDFDELADILEEIDTDEFA from the coding sequence ATGGCACTGAAGACAAGGGTTAAAGTAAGTGAGGTCAATAACCTTCACGATGGCAGATACTGCGCTGGAATGGGCGTTGAGATGATAGGTTTCCCATTGGATGCTTCTCATCCGAACTTCGTTGATGCTGACAAATTCAAGGAAATCGCAAGCTGGTTGGCTGGTATTTCGTTTGTCGCTGAGGTGAATGAGTCTGCTGATATTGACTTTGGTACATATGAGGCAATTGACTATATCCAAACTTCCAATGTATCTCTGTTGTCTACCTTGAAAGCGCAAGATCTTCCATTAATCTTCAAAGTTGATGTGAGTGCATCTGCTACTAAAGAAGAATTGGAGGCTCAAATGCGTACGATATCAACAGATGTATCTTTCTTTTTGCTGGAATCTTCAGATAGAAGCTTGGATAGTGAAACAATTGAGATGCTTTCTGCGCTTGCGAAAGAATACGATATATTTGTTGGTTTTGGTCTCGACAAGGATAATGTTTCAGAAATTATTGATCAGATTAACCCTGCTGGCATTGGGCTTATCGGTGGAGGTGAAATCAAGGTAGGGCTGAACGACTTTGATGAATTGGCTGATATTCTGGAAGAAATTGACACTGACGAATTCGCTTAA
- a CDS encoding thioredoxin family protein has translation MAVIDANDSNFNQLLAENHTAIVKYYAGWCGSCRLFKPKYKRLSGDERFEGVAFLDVNAEESPEARKLAGVDNLPFFAVFKDGQLVEGVSTSKEDAVVELLGKLK, from the coding sequence ATGGCAGTAATTGATGCAAATGATAGCAATTTCAATCAGCTTTTAGCTGAGAATCATACAGCAATTGTAAAATACTATGCAGGATGGTGCGGAAGCTGTAGACTTTTCAAGCCAAAATATAAGAGGCTTTCAGGTGATGAGCGCTTTGAAGGAGTCGCTTTCCTTGATGTAAATGCAGAAGAAAGCCCAGAGGCAAGAAAGTTGGCAGGCGTTGATAACCTTCCATTCTTTGCCGTATTCAAAGATGGTCAATTGGTAGAAGGAGTTTCTACTAGTAAAGAAGATGCTGTTGTTGAATTGCTTGGAAAGCTGAAGTAA
- the secG gene encoding preprotein translocase subunit SecG, giving the protein MVTFFIVVIMIVAVLLILLVLAQDSKGGGLTGNVSSASQLMGARRTTDWIEKATWILAATMFVLSIGVNLFSGTEVATEGPVSPTIESASDVAPVAAPELEAVEADSAQ; this is encoded by the coding sequence ATGGTAACTTTTTTCATTGTAGTAATTATGATCGTGGCAGTACTTCTGATACTGCTGGTATTGGCCCAGGATTCAAAAGGAGGGGGACTGACAGGAAACGTGAGTAGCGCAAGTCAATTGATGGGAGCAAGAAGAACCACAGACTGGATTGAAAAAGCTACTTGGATTTTGGCGGCAACTATGTTCGTTTTGAGTATTGGTGTCAACTTGTTTAGTGGAACTGAAGTTGCAACTGAAGGACCAGTATCACCGACAATCGAAAGCGCTAGTGATGTAGCACCAGTTGCTGCTCCTGAGCTTGAGGCTGTAGAAGCTGATAGCGCTCAATAA
- a CDS encoding DUF6952 family protein has translation MKVPVIKKLVETYSLEELTLAEASIAEEETPAIEIPGDDEGEQLTHAFAAMWIRQQMEDNGDDFKTALRAYTQMVRGSIS, from the coding sequence ATGAAAGTACCTGTAATCAAGAAGCTTGTAGAAACCTATTCATTGGAGGAGCTAACCTTGGCGGAAGCATCAATTGCAGAGGAAGAGACTCCTGCTATTGAAATTCCTGGTGATGATGAGGGCGAGCAACTGACACATGCATTTGCAGCGATGTGGATAAGGCAGCAAATGGAAGACAATGGGGATGACTTTAAGACCGCATTGAGAGCATATACACAAATGGTAAGAGGCTCTATTTCTTAA
- a CDS encoding DUF4920 domain-containing protein, translated as MKKKLLIIIATALFLGCSSPQQPHGDLKHYGEKITTLNSISGTALIRQLEQADSLAAVKVTGEVTSSCEVKGCWMKLKLDNSHEMMVKFKDYGFFVPKGLESGTATVEGVVKKEVVSVDVLRHYAEDAGKSEDEINAITEPQEKIVFVAKGVIIEGGVTAPSEEETKTSSEEEDSHKS; from the coding sequence ATGAAAAAGAAACTTCTGATTATTATCGCAACAGCTTTGTTTTTGGGCTGTAGCTCACCACAGCAACCACATGGAGACTTAAAGCATTATGGTGAAAAGATAACAACATTGAATAGTATTAGTGGGACTGCACTTATAAGACAGTTGGAGCAGGCTGACTCTTTGGCTGCCGTAAAGGTGACAGGGGAAGTAACTTCATCATGTGAAGTGAAGGGCTGTTGGATGAAGCTGAAACTTGATAACTCTCATGAGATGATGGTAAAGTTCAAGGACTATGGTTTCTTTGTGCCAAAAGGGTTAGAGTCAGGAACAGCTACAGTAGAAGGTGTTGTAAAGAAAGAGGTAGTATCTGTAGATGTTTTGAGACACTATGCAGAAGATGCAGGTAAATCTGAAGATGAAATCAATGCAATTACAGAGCCTCAGGAAAAAATCGTTTTTGTAGCGAAGGGAGTTATAATTGAAGGAGGCGTAACGGCACCATCAGAGGAGGAAACCAAAACAAGCAGTGAAGAAGAAGACTCTCATAAGAGCTAA
- a CDS encoding response regulator — MNNQAVELVLLIDDNDTDNFINKRVIELTGFAGNIVVKNSGKSALEYLEENKDNPVKLPNLIFLDINMPIVDGFVFLYEFGSFNDTIKQKCKIAVLSSSDNKRDIDRIVDNEFVIKYITKPLSENALNEVRLLLNE, encoded by the coding sequence ATGAATAATCAGGCTGTAGAATTGGTACTGCTGATCGATGACAATGACACTGATAACTTTATCAATAAAAGGGTAATTGAACTGACCGGCTTTGCAGGAAATATTGTTGTTAAGAATTCAGGTAAAAGTGCTTTGGAGTATTTGGAAGAGAATAAAGATAACCCTGTAAAATTGCCTAATCTTATTTTTTTGGATATCAACATGCCAATTGTTGATGGGTTTGTCTTTTTGTATGAGTTTGGAAGTTTTAATGATACCATTAAGCAAAAGTGCAAAATAGCAGTTCTTTCTAGTTCTGATAATAAAAGGGATATTGACCGTATAGTCGATAACGAATTTGTAATAAAATATATCACCAAACCTTTGTCTGAAAATGCCTTAAATGAAGTAAGATTACTTCTGAACGAATAA